A region of Anopheles merus strain MAF chromosome 2R, AmerM5.1, whole genome shotgun sequence DNA encodes the following proteins:
- the LOC121589345 gene encoding uncharacterized protein LOC121589345, giving the protein MEDSRYLPNQSELNAAQDDELRQELLKYYRSSLIIGLLKQSDAPISIESRALLSVYKHEGELPLGLDHIRNVDISYHERMAIGKYIESKITEQVRPFVEKAKRYCGGNLEELSASQFQEQYRNLQLDRERQELTEKLAQLKARKLHLMKACAEIRTGPFQRNNVELKHAEARSMQTKTELLQKLVANEILNCTPHAVKAVNEVTANINTLLGNGE; this is encoded by the exons ATGGAAGATTCTCGTTACCTACCGAATCAAAGCGAACTGAACGCGGCGCAAGATGACGAGCTACGCCAGGAACTGCTGAAGTACTACCGAAGTTCGCTTATCATTGGCTTGCTCAAGCAATCCGACGCTCCCATATCAATAGAGAGCCGGGCGCTACTGTCCGTGTACAAACACGAAGGTGAACTGCCTTTGG GACTGGATCACATACGCAACGTGGACATAAGCTACCATGAACGGATGGCGATCGGCAAGTACATCGAAAGCAAGATCACCGAGCAAGTGCGACCGTTTGTGGAGAAAGCAAAACGGTACTGCGGTGGCAATCTAGAGGAGCTGTCCGCTTCCCAATTTCAGGAGCAGTACCGCAATCTGCAGCTCGATCGTGAACGTCAAGAATTGACGGAAAAGCTAGCACAGCTTAAAGCACGCAAATTGCATCTAATGAAAGCGTGTGCTGAAATTCGTACCGGCCCGTTCCAGCGAAACAACGTCGAACTGAAGCATGCCGAGGCGCGTTCTATGCAAACGAAAACTGA ATTGCTGCAAAAACTAGTCGCAAACGAAATACTCAACTGCACGCCGCATGCGGTCAAAGCGGTTAACGAGGTGACGGCCAATATCAACACTCTGCTAGGAAATGGTGAATGA
- the LOC121603705 gene encoding zinc finger protein 569-like isoform X1 — MEGEVILPAACRCCLLEDKDMVYVFDILDEFEMKISDLISRNGAIEIQERDAFSKHICGNCLNDLAIAERFVLRCRKTNDLLMNLITSDAQEDADALVVRDDILSDTYSEDDVSYVVEESEGRAALYEEITLAEQQSIDSSEHYDDEPPKVFVTQKTGSSQITGDTLLQLQHQATVPVEQSMEETVQVQLDYEHETMSAIDTIITDDTIALSDGLYDDILDDESFKQGDEELYHIMDQANRDDGVDALQSDSGASTRTFDFKYSCDHCGASFVTLKHYARHLQLHNILACEKCLEMFKSEDVLKSHEKLCLRDAKHPAEGETSKQTPAVTTDPGSGVAPQQKKSLVCSYCSKRWISQSALTIHLRTHTGERPFGCRFCDKRFKTASAMDLHERRHSGMKPYACSVCDKRFTEGSNLKVHMLQHTNEKSHVCTVCNRAFGRVFLLQLHMRTHTGEKPYVCEVCGRKFTQQCDLTAHRRIHSGDRPYVCNLCGKSFTKSSALGTHRRSHQKHLLKGADELDTDYT, encoded by the exons ATGGAAGGAGAAGTGATACTACCTGCCGCCTGTCGCTGCTGCCTGCTGGAAGACAAGGATATGGTTTATGTGTTCGACATTTTGGatgaatttgaaatgaaaatcagCGACCTAATCAGTCGAAATGGAGCAATAGAG ATACAAGAACGTGACGCCTTTTCCAAGCACATCTGTGGCAACTGTCTGAACGATCTGGCCATAGCTGAGCGTTTTGTGTTGCGCTGCCGCAAAACCAACGATCTGCTGATGAATCTTATCACAAGTGATGCACAGGAAGATGCGGACGCGCTGGTGGTAAGAGATGACATACTTTCCGACACGTACTCGGAGGATGATGTATCTTACGTGGTCGAGGAATCCGAAGGCCGAGCAGCTTTGTATGAAGAAATCACCTTGGCGGAACAGCAATCCATCGACAGTTCTGAACACTACGACGACGAACCACCGAAAGTATTTGTGACGCAAAAAACTGGTAGTTCACAAATAACCGGTGATACGTTGTTACAGCTGCAACATCAAGCAACCGTTCCTGTGGAGCAGTCTATGGAAGAGACGGTACAAGTGCAGCTGGATTATGAGCATGAAACGATGAGCGCGATCGATACGATCATTACCGACGACACAATCGCGCTTTCCGATGGACTGTATGATGACATATTAGATGATGAATCTTTCAAACAGGGGGACGAGGAACTGTACCATATAATGGACCAGGCAAATAGGGACGATGGTGTGGATGCGCTGCAAAGTGATAGTGGTGCCAGTACGAGGACGTTCGATTTTAAGTACAGTTGCGATCATTGTGGTGCCAGTTTTGTTACTTTGAAGCATTACGCGCGTCACTTGCAATTGCACAATATTTTAGCATGTGAAAAATGTTTAGAAATGTTTAAAAG TGAAGATGTACTAAAATCCCACGAGAAATTGTGTTTACGGGATGCCAAACATCCCGCAGAAGGTGAAACTAGCAAACAAACGCCTGCAGTGACGACGGACCCTGGGTCCGGTGTGGcgccacagcaaaaaaaatccctcgTCTGCTCGTACTGCAGTAAACGGTGGATCTCGCAATCCGCTCTGACGATACATCTGCGCACGCACACCGGCGAACGCCCGTTCGGCTGTCGGTTCTGTGATAAGCGGTTCAAAACTGCATCAGCCATGGATCTGCACGAACGTCGCCACTCCGGTATGAAGCCGTACGCTTGTTCCGTGTGCGACAAACGCTTTACCGAGGGTAGCAACCTGAAGGTGCACATGTTGCAGCACACGAACGAGAAATCCCACGTCTGCACGGTATGCAACCGTGCTTTCGGGCGCGTCTTTCTACTCCAGCTGCACATGCGAACGCACACGGGCGAGAAACCGTACGTGTGTGAAGTGTGTGGCCGAAAGTTTACACAGCAATGCGATCTAACAGCACACCGGCGCATTCACAGTGGCGACCGACCGTACGTTTGCAACCTTTGCGGGAAAAGCTTCACCAAGAGTAGCGCGCTGGGAACGCATCGCAGAAGCCATCAGAAACATTTGCTGAAAGGTGCAGATGAGCTGGACACGGACTACACGTAA
- the LOC121603705 gene encoding zinc finger protein 569-like isoform X2 yields MEGEVILPAACRCCLLEDKDMVYVFDILDEFEMKISDLISRNGAIEIQERDAFSKHICGNCLNDLAIAERFVLRCRKTNDLLMNLITSDAQEDADALVVRDDILSDTYSEDDVSYVVEESEGRAALYEEITLAEQQSIDSSEHYDDEPPKLQHQATVPVEQSMEETVQVQLDYEHETMSAIDTIITDDTIALSDGLYDDILDDESFKQGDEELYHIMDQANRDDGVDALQSDSGASTRTFDFKYSCDHCGASFVTLKHYARHLQLHNILACEKCLEMFKSEDVLKSHEKLCLRDAKHPAEGETSKQTPAVTTDPGSGVAPQQKKSLVCSYCSKRWISQSALTIHLRTHTGERPFGCRFCDKRFKTASAMDLHERRHSGMKPYACSVCDKRFTEGSNLKVHMLQHTNEKSHVCTVCNRAFGRVFLLQLHMRTHTGEKPYVCEVCGRKFTQQCDLTAHRRIHSGDRPYVCNLCGKSFTKSSALGTHRRSHQKHLLKGADELDTDYT; encoded by the exons ATGGAAGGAGAAGTGATACTACCTGCCGCCTGTCGCTGCTGCCTGCTGGAAGACAAGGATATGGTTTATGTGTTCGACATTTTGGatgaatttgaaatgaaaatcagCGACCTAATCAGTCGAAATGGAGCAATAGAG ATACAAGAACGTGACGCCTTTTCCAAGCACATCTGTGGCAACTGTCTGAACGATCTGGCCATAGCTGAGCGTTTTGTGTTGCGCTGCCGCAAAACCAACGATCTGCTGATGAATCTTATCACAAGTGATGCACAGGAAGATGCGGACGCGCTGGTGGTAAGAGATGACATACTTTCCGACACGTACTCGGAGGATGATGTATCTTACGTGGTCGAGGAATCCGAAGGCCGAGCAGCTTTGTATGAAGAAATCACCTTGGCGGAACAGCAATCCATCGACAGTTCTGAACACTACGACGACGAACCACCGAAA CTGCAACATCAAGCAACCGTTCCTGTGGAGCAGTCTATGGAAGAGACGGTACAAGTGCAGCTGGATTATGAGCATGAAACGATGAGCGCGATCGATACGATCATTACCGACGACACAATCGCGCTTTCCGATGGACTGTATGATGACATATTAGATGATGAATCTTTCAAACAGGGGGACGAGGAACTGTACCATATAATGGACCAGGCAAATAGGGACGATGGTGTGGATGCGCTGCAAAGTGATAGTGGTGCCAGTACGAGGACGTTCGATTTTAAGTACAGTTGCGATCATTGTGGTGCCAGTTTTGTTACTTTGAAGCATTACGCGCGTCACTTGCAATTGCACAATATTTTAGCATGTGAAAAATGTTTAGAAATGTTTAAAAG TGAAGATGTACTAAAATCCCACGAGAAATTGTGTTTACGGGATGCCAAACATCCCGCAGAAGGTGAAACTAGCAAACAAACGCCTGCAGTGACGACGGACCCTGGGTCCGGTGTGGcgccacagcaaaaaaaatccctcgTCTGCTCGTACTGCAGTAAACGGTGGATCTCGCAATCCGCTCTGACGATACATCTGCGCACGCACACCGGCGAACGCCCGTTCGGCTGTCGGTTCTGTGATAAGCGGTTCAAAACTGCATCAGCCATGGATCTGCACGAACGTCGCCACTCCGGTATGAAGCCGTACGCTTGTTCCGTGTGCGACAAACGCTTTACCGAGGGTAGCAACCTGAAGGTGCACATGTTGCAGCACACGAACGAGAAATCCCACGTCTGCACGGTATGCAACCGTGCTTTCGGGCGCGTCTTTCTACTCCAGCTGCACATGCGAACGCACACGGGCGAGAAACCGTACGTGTGTGAAGTGTGTGGCCGAAAGTTTACACAGCAATGCGATCTAACAGCACACCGGCGCATTCACAGTGGCGACCGACCGTACGTTTGCAACCTTTGCGGGAAAAGCTTCACCAAGAGTAGCGCGCTGGGAACGCATCGCAGAAGCCATCAGAAACATTTGCTGAAAGGTGCAGATGAGCTGGACACGGACTACACGTAA
- the LOC121603704 gene encoding GPI ethanolamine phosphate transferase 1 yields MKLLLLPVVIHVLFLLSIFYIHFQSPILKGLPDGAEHDHPPADRLVLFVGDGLRAESFLRHDLNRTNFLRNTLLREGVFGISNTRVPTESRPGHAALLAGVYEDPSAVFRGWKENPVEFDSVLNRSSVSYCWGSPDIVHMFSRGATPGRVRVAAYDSNDESFAQSANTSLLDIWVFDRVREFLAGEQQTKGGVLSQKKVVLFLHLLGLDTAGHVHKPHSELFTENLITVDKGIESIVRLIERATKNDGRTAYIFTSDHGMTDQGSHGAGHPHETETPFLAWGAGFKHWEEAIPASEYSNALELDGKSIPVHHLNQADAAPLMAAVLGIAVPKNSLGKLPRSLLNVSEEYAAWAMRNNAEQLLSQYHHWQRESEGKMLQWLVSTKQTSLKVLIEALQSEIADANFRKDYTEVQSLTKMLIDTALNAIEYFQTYYKPHLYIALTLTMLGWLLLLAKETCTPTNTRIFALNRAVALTAVVVALTVMIFNIAQNTPTVVVLYFVLPVVLWGYIGAHWRQYAPLLQGKAAMYSAGFIIAAEALVWAFIDRRLLAPLLWVHCLLVVKPLLYRKPSDANNRSMVRHWIAFNLLLSGFFLLPTIGRDSSNVYLLCISIIAWTAVNTMIVHRSKHTSLFKSIAVLMQLLQAANLLYLIFLIQASAIVPQWSRSLCWVFSGLGLLAPYSTSTSVSDRMLALFSGLSGPYMMLSLSYEPLFLLCFCYTLYLWLNVENCMRNKRIALDSFHFASSSQTEGSIDFKNTRLTFGFMLFLLVSFFGTGNLATVSSFDPNWVRCFVTTFSPFTMMALIVFKLLVPVLLLICVLKAMVIISSVPKTKMFTLTLMVCDWMCMNFFFLVKNKGSWMEIGSSISHFVILECTTIVVIMMYELARFVTDVTLTTSTHRTRPAQAYVISSQCLPYTNKERVE; encoded by the exons ATGAAACTACTCTTGCTGCCAGTGGTGATTCATGTTCTGTTCCTTCTGTCCATTTTCTACATCCACTTTCAATCGCCCATACTGAAGGGGCTACCGGATGGTGCGGAGCACGATCATCCACCAGCGGATAG ACTGGTGCTATTCGTGGGTGATGGTTTGAGAGCGGAATCGTTTTTACGGCACGATCTGAACCGTACCAACTTTTTGCGGAACACACTTCTCCGGGAGGGCGTGTTTGGAATATCGAACACACGAGTACCGACTGAATCACGCCCCGGCCATGCCGCATTACTGGCAG GCGTCTATGAAGACCCAAGCGCAGTGTTTCGAGGATGGAAAGAGAACCCGGTCGAGTTCGATTCTGTGCTGAATCGGTCGAGCGTAAGCTACTGCTGGGGCAGTCCGGATATAGTGCACATGTTTTCGCGCGGTGCCACCCCCGGAAGGGTTCGCGTGGCTGCGTACGATAGCAACGATGAAAGTTTCGCACAATCGGCCAATACCTCGCTGCTAGACATATGGGTGTTTGACCGGGTACGAGAGTTTCTGGCTGGAGAGCAACAAACGAAGGGTGGAGTTTTATCGCAGAAGAAAGTTGTACTCTTTCTACATTTACTCGGACTGGATACAGCTGGCCACGTTCACAAGCCACactcaga ATTATTTACAGAAAATCTTATTACCGTCGACAAAGGCATTGAATCCATCGTGAGGCTGATAGAGCGCGCGACCAAGAATGATGGTCGGACTGCGTACATCTTCACATCTGACCACGGTATGACCGATCAAGGGTCGCACGGTGCAGGGCATCCGCACGAAACGGAAACACCATTTCTGGCTTGGGGTGCAGGTTTTAAGCATTGGGAGGAGGCGATCCCGGCGTCTGAGTATAG CAATGCGTTAGAGTTGGACGGGAAGAGCATCCCTGTACATCACCTTAACCAAGCAGATGCAGCACCACTGATGGCGGCAGTGCTTGGCATTGCGGTACCAAAGAATAGTTTAGGAAAGCTTCCACGTTCATTGCTGAACGTATCCGAG GAATACGCAGCATGGGCAATGCGTAATAATGCGGAACAGCTACTATCCCAATACCATCACTGGCAGCGGGAATCCGAGGGCAAAATGCTGCAATGGTTGGTGAGCACAAAGCAGACCAGTTTGAAGGTGTTGATCGAAGCGCTGCAGTCGGAGATTGCCGATGCAAATTTCCGGAAAGATTACACCGAAGTG CAATCTCTAACAAAAATGCTCATCGATACGGCGTTAAATGCTATCGAATATTTTCAAACCTACTACAAACCGCATCTGTACATCGCGCTCACACTGACCATGTTAGgttggttgctgttgcttgccAAGGAAACGTGTACACCGACTAACACCCGAATATTTGCCCTCAATCGAGCGGTAGCATTAACGGCAGTGGTCGTTGCGCTAACTGTTATGATTTTTAATATAG CACAAAACACTCCGACCGTTGTTGTGTTATACTTTGTGCTTCCCGTCGTACTTTGGGGCTACATCGGAGCCCACTGGCGCCAGTACGCACCGCTGCTGCAGGGGAAAGCAGCGATGTACTCGGCTGGTTTTATTATCGCCGCAGAAGCATTG GTATGGGCGTTTATAGATCGTAGATTGTTAGCACCGTTGCTGTGGGTGCATTGTTTGCTCGTGGTAAAACCACTCCTTTATAGGAAGCCATCGGATGCAAACAATCGCTCGATGGTACGGCATTGGATAGCGTTCAATCTGCTTCTGTCCGGATTTTTCTTACTCCCAACCATTGGACGAGACAGCTCTAATGTGTATCTGCT GTGCATATCGATCATCGCATGGACGGCTGTTAATACGATGATTGTACATCGTTCGAAGCATACTTCCTTGTTCAAGAGTATTGCTGTGCTGATGCAACTACTCCAAGCAGCGAATTTGCTCTACCTGATTTTTCTCATCCAAGCATCAGCAATTGTACCGCAATGGAGCAGATCGCTGTGTTGGGTGTTTTCAG GACTAGGTTTGTTGGCTCCCTATTCGACGAGTACCTCCGTGTCGGATCGTATGCTGGCATTGTTCAGCGGTCTGAGCGGCCCTTACATGATGCTGTCGCTCTCCTACGAGCCCTTGTTCCTGCTGTGTTTCTGCTATACGCTCTATCTTTGGCTTAATGTGGAGAACTGTATGCGAAACAAAAGAATTGCG CTTGATAGTTTCCACTTTGCCTCATCGTCTCAGACAGAAGGAAGCATCGATTTTAAAAATACACGCCTTACGTTTGGATTC ATGCTATTTCTGCTTGTATCCTTTTTTGGGACGGGCAATTTGGCCACCGTAAGCTCGTTTGATCCCAACTGGGTCCGATGCTTCGTCACGACGTTTTCACCCTTCACCATGATGGCATTGATTGTGTTCAAATTATTAGTACCAGTTCTGCTGCTTATCTGCGTTTTGAAAGCCATGGTCATCATCAGCTCG gtaccCAAGACGAAAATGTTCACACTCACACTGATGGTGTGCGATTGGATGTGTATGAACTTTTTCTTCCTCGTGAAAAACAAAGGCTCGTGGATGGAAATTGGCTCCTCCATATCACACTTCGTCATCCTGGAGTGTACCACGATCGTGGTAATTATGATGTACGAACTGGCCCGCTTCGTAACGGACGTAACGCTCACTACGAGCACTCATCGGACGCGACCAGCGCAAGCATATGTGATCTCCTCACAGTGCCTTCCATACACCAATAAAGAAAGGGTTGAGTAG
- the LOC121603703 gene encoding ATP-binding cassette subfamily C member 4, which yields MDSSTKPVKKNPRKGAFCLSQLFFGWLLPLFYRGSRRGLGKDDLTKCLKADRSEDLGDELEEQWEKEVSQARIASREPKLRNALFRTFYKQSLFDGFLIFLFVLIKTILPVVLAQLLVQFQEPTNSTHVAVVNINNDVFSTVPPMAMPLMMLPDTTQSHLENLVFDETAMINKRRRKRRIRIEDDKPAPGNSIGGSKSNVAQEAEGMETTILPDLGEQFGADDPSATANSTVVDDLSDFLHHAWNDAFWLSGLLVLLTLLGCFCCHHSDLRERLVGARMRIACCSLIYRKTLRMSRKAAGQTPAGYMINLLSNDVSRLDYGFIYVHYVWVLPFQACFTCYLIWRRVQWAAIVGVVGLLVKTIPVQTGLSRLSSIIRMRVAKKTDQRVGIMNELIQGIQVIKMYAWEKPFHKVVSLARKKEVRQIRWASYIRGIYLSTMVFTERSTLFLAIACCVIEGRAITADIVFPMAQFFNILQLTAAIFYPLAVSLGAEALVSIDRIQEFLALQEHDATPPSASATGGLKRNLNDLHLMTEHDNKPAIELQNVTASWEETTDKTLKDISVKIEPGRLLAVIGPVGAGKSSLLQMLLGELPIQNGTATINGDVSYGSQEPWLFTGTVRNNILFGLPYDRHRYQAVVRHCALTTDFQQLPDGDKTVVGERGTSLSGGQRARVSLARAVYNNASIYLLDDPLSAVDAHVGKHLFDEVIGPRGYLAQKQKATRVLVTHQVHFLKEADWIVIIEGGKIVTQGTYTELANGKVDFGKLLKSGEPEKGGADVSVLAADIPEDEIPFIDGVTLDGYKLLKGSTVSLRGVTPSSCASSVADNLGRQVAEDQAEGTISWRIWATYFLSGGNVLMLLFTFLMLLFSQAIVSGSDYFVTYWTRQEELRLVNERAVTTTTVDFLYTYGVIIIGVVVFTIFRGYLFFNICMKASRNLHDRMFARMLTAPMRFFDTNPSGRILNRFSKDMGAIDELLPKAMIEAIQILLVMTGILTMITIVNPLLLLPLLGAVLLYAIALKLYLRPIQDMKRLEGITRSPVFSHLSATLSGLSTIRASGVQEKIREEFDDLQNVHTAVWQLTMSSNAALGLWLDCISTAFVACVTFSFIVLHQDTYSANVGLAISQALILTGMVQYGIRQTTESIQQMTAVERVVQYTEIASETDPPKVPPGDWPWKGQIQFHNMSLCYEQDAPPVLKNLELVIEPTWKVGIVGRTGAGKSSLIGALFRLARIEGRIMIDGIDTGVISLEALRSKISIIPQDPVLFSATIRYNLDPFSLYDDDMLWRAIGEVELRSAISGLDFMVTEGGTNFSVGQRQLICLARAILRNNKILVLDEATANVDPQTDALIQKTIREKFKHCTVLTVAHRLHTVMDSDRILVMDAGEAREFDTPHILLQQEGGILKDMVEATGPSESESLKRIAAETYAQMDPNRHLMNGMPNPWRFGKEAPQ from the exons ATGGACAGCTCCACGAAGCCGGTAAAGAAGAACCCGCGCAAGGGAGCGTTCTGTCTGTCGCAGCTGTTCTTCGGCtggctgctgccgctgttcTATCGCGGATCGCGCCGCGGTCTCGGTAAGGACGATCTTACCAAATGCCTGAAGGCGGACCGGTCGGAGGATTTGGGCGACGAGCTGGAAGA GCAATGGGAAAAGGAAGTGTCCCAGGCACGAATCGCAAGCCGCGAGCCGAAGCTACGCAATGCCCTCTTCCGGACGTTCTACAAGCAGAGCCTGTTTGATggatttcttatttttctgtTCGTGCTGATAAA AACCATTCTGCCCGTGGTGCTGGCGCAGCTGCTGGTGCAGTTCCAGGAACCCACCAACTCCACGCACGTTGCGGTGGTTAACATTAACAATGACGTGTTCAGCACGGTACCACCGATGGCGATGCCACTGATGATGCTGCCGGACACTACGCAATCGCATCTGGAAAATCTCGTCTTCGACGAGACGGCCATGATCAATAAGCGACGCCGGAAGCGACGGATCCGAATCGAGGACGATAAACCGGCCCCGGGAAACAGCATCGGAGGAAGCAAGTCGAACGTCGCTCAGGAAG CTGAAGGCATGGAGACAACTATACTGCCGGACCTTGGCGAACAGTTTGGAGCGGACGATCCATCGGCCACTGCGAACAGCACCGTCGTGGACGATCTCTCCGACTTTCTGCACCACGCGTGGAACGATGCGTTCTGGCTTTCGGgcctgctggtgctgctgaccCTGCTCGGATGCTTCTGCTGTCACCATTCCGATCTGCGCGAGCGTCTAGTCGGTGCCAGGATGCGCATTGCCTGCTGCTCGCTCATCTACCGCAAGACGCTGCGCATGTCGCGCAAGGCGGCCGGTCAAACGCCCGCCGGCTACATGATCAATCTGCTGTCGAACGATGTGAGCCGGCTGGATTATGGGTTTATCTACGTCCACTACGTCTGGGTGTTGCCGTTTCAG GCATGCTTTACCTGCTACCTCATCTGGCGCCGTGTCCAGTGGGCAGCAATTGTCGGCGTGGTCGGGCTGCTCGTTAAAACGATCCCCGTCCAGACCGGGTTGAGCCGGCTGAGCTCGATCATTCGTATGCGCGTCGCGAAAAAGACGGACCAGCGCGTCGGCATCATGAACGAGCTGATACAGGGCATCCAGGTGATCAAGATGTACGCCTGGGAGAAACCGTTCCACAAGGTCGTGTCGTTGGCGCGCAAGAAGGAGGTGCGCCAGATCCGCTGGGCATCGTACATCCGGGGCATCTACCTGAGCACGATGGTGTTTACCGAACGGTCGACTCTGTTTCTCGCGATCGCGTGCTGCGTGATCGAGGGACGCGCCATCACCGCGGACATTGTCTTCCCGATGGCCCAGTTCTTCAACATCCTTCAGCTAACGGCGGCCATCTTCTATCCGCTGGCCGTTTCGCTCGGTGCCGAAGCGCTCGTATCGATCGACCGCATCCAGGAGTTCCTGGCGCTGCAGGAGCACGACGCAACGCCACCATCGGCGTCGGCCACCggcgggctgaagcgcaatcTGAACGATCTGCATCTGATGACCGAGCACGACAACAAACCGGCAATCGAGCTGCAGAACGTGACGGCCAGCTGGGAGGAGACGACGGACAAAACGCTCAAAGACATCAGCGTCAAGATCGAGCCGGGTCGGTTGCTGGCCGTTATTGGGCCGGTCGGTGCTGGCAAGAGCTCGCTGCTGCAGATGCTGCTCGGTGAGCTGCCGATACAGAACGGCACGGCCACGATCAACGGGGACGTGTCGTACGGCTCGCAAGAGCCGTGGCTGTTTACTGGCACGGTGCGGAACAACATTCTGTTCGGTTTGCCGTACGATCGGCACCGGTATCAGGCGGTGGTGCGTCACTGTGCCCTCACGACCGACTTCCAGCAGCTGCCGGATGGGGATAAAACGGTGGTGGGTGAACGGGGCACTTCCCTGTCCGGGGGTCAGCGTGCTCGCGTCAGTTTGGCACGGGCGGTGTACAACAACGCGTCCATCTACTTGCTGGACGATCCGCTCAGCGCGGTCGATGCACACGTCGGCAAGCATCTGTTCGATGAGGTGATCGGTCCGCGCGGCTATCTGGCACAGAAGCAGAAGGCTACGCGGGTGCTAGTGACGCACCAGGTACACTTCCTGAAGGAAGCCGACTGGATCGTGATCATCGAGGGAGGGAAAATCGTGACCCAGGGCACGTACACGGAGCTGGCGAACGGAAAGGTCGACTTTGGCAAGCTGCTCAAGTCCGGCGAGCCGGAGAAGGGCGGGGCAGACGTTAGTGTACTGGCGGCGGACATTCCGGAGGATGAGATTCCCTTCATTGATGGCGTTACGCTCGATGGGTATAAGCTGCTGAAGGGAAGTACCGTTTCGTTGCGTGGCGTTACACCCAGCTCCTGTGCG tcaAGTGTGGCCGACAACCTTGGCCGCCAGGTAGCGGAGGACCAGGCAGAGGGTACCATTTCGTGGCGCATTTGGGCAACGTACTTCCTCTCCGGTGGCAACGTGCTGATGCTACTGTTCACCTTCCTGATGCTGCTGTTCTCGCAGGCGATCGTCAGCGGATCGGACTACTTCGTCACGTACTGGACGCGGCAGGAAGAGCTGCGGCTGGTGAACGAACGGGCCGTTACCACCACGACGGTCGATTTCCTCTACACGTACGGCGTGATCATCATCGGCGTGGTCGTGTTCACCATCTTCCGGGGGTATCTGTTTTTCAACATCTGCATGAAAGCGTCCCGCAATCTGCACGACCGCATGTTCGCCCGCATGCTGACCGCACCGATGCGCTTCTTCGACACGAACCCGTCCGGGCGGATCTTGAACCGCTTCTCGAAGGATATGGGCGCGATCGACGAGCTGCTGCCGAAGGCGATGATCGAAGCCATCCAGATACTGCTGGTGATGACGGGTATACTGACGATGATTACGATCGTGaacccgctgctgctgctgccactgctgggAGCCGTTTTGCTGTACGCGATCGCACTCAAGCTGTATCTGCGCCCGATTCAAGACATGAAGCGGTTGGAAGGCATCA CCCGTAGTCCCGTGTTCTCCCACCTGTCCGCAACACTCTCCGGGCTGTCGACCATCCGTGCGAGCGGTGTTCAGGAGAAGATTCGCGAAGAGTTCGACGATCTGCAGAACGTTCACACGGCCGTGTGGCAGCTGACGATGTCCAGCAATGCCGCTCTCGGGCTGTGGCTTGACTGCATCAGTACGGCGTTCGTGGCCTGTGTGACGTTCAGCTTCATTGTGCTGCATCAAG ATACCTACAGTGCAAACGTCGGGTTAGCCATCTCGCAGGCACTCATCCTCACCGGTATGGTACAGTACGGTATCCGACAAACGACGGAATCGATCCAGCAGATGACGGCCGTCGAGCGTGTCGTACAGTACACGGAAATTGCTTCGGAGACGGATCCACCCAAGGTGCCGCCGGGCGACTGGCCCTGGAAGGGACAGATTCAGTTCCACAACATGTCACTCTGCTACGAGCAGGATGCACCGCCGGTGCTCAAGAACCTCGAGCTTGTGATCGAACCCACGTGGAAGGTGGGAATCGTCGGTCGAACCGGGGCCGGCAAATCGTCCCTCATCGGGGCCCTCTTCCGGTTGGCACGCATCGAAGGGCGCATCATGATTGACGGCATCGATACGGGTGTGATTTCGCTGGAAGCGTTACGCTCGAAGATATCGATCATCCCGCAGGATCCGGTACTGTTCAGCGCCACCATACGCTACAATCTGGATCCGTTCAGCCTGTACGACGACGACATGCTGTGGCGTGCGATCGGCGAGGTCGAGCTGCGGTCCGCCATCAGTGGGTTGGACTTTATGGTGACGGAAGGTGGCACCAACTTCAGTGTCGGCCAGCGACAACTAATCTGTCTCGCGCGAGCAATTCTGCGCAATAACAAAATACTGGTGCTTGACGAGGCGACGGCCAACGTGGATCCGCA GACTGATGCACTGATACAGAAAACAATCCGGGAGAAGTTCAAGCACTGTACGGTGCTGACGGTTGCGCATCGCCTGCACACGGTAATGGATTCCGATCGCATACTGGTGATGGATGCCGGTGAAGCGAGGGAGTTTGACACTCCGCACATACTGCTCCAGCAGGAGGGTGGCATCCTGAAGGATATGGTCGAAGCAACGGGACCGTCCGAGTCGGAATCTCTCAAGCGCATCGCCGCGGAAACGTACGCGCAGATGGACCCGAATCGGCACCTCATGAACGGGATGCCGAACCCGTGGCGGTTTGGCAAGGAAGCGCCACAGTGA